From a region of the Solanum stenotomum isolate F172 chromosome 2, ASM1918654v1, whole genome shotgun sequence genome:
- the LOC125855218 gene encoding L-ascorbate oxidase — protein MVEHNFHQQSHSFVKLVIFLCLLFLSANISVEARIRHYEWEVKYEYKSPDCFKKLSISINGKTPGPTIVAQQGDTIVVEVKNSLLTENLAIHWHGIRQIGTPWADGTEGVTQCPIVPGDTFVYKFVVDRAGTYLYHAHYGMQRQAGLQGMIRVSLPDGVLEPFSYDHDKSILLTDWYHKSTYEQATGLASLPFSWVGEPQSILIHGRGRFNCSIPSIDPTLCNATNPQCTPYSMTVVSGKTYRLRIGSLTALSALSFEIEGHNMTVVEADGHYVEPFVVQNLFIYSGETYSVLIKADQDPTRNYWASTKVVSRNSTTPNGLGIFNYYPNHPRRYPPTIPPPGPRWDDVTPRMAQSVAIKSHKDFIHAPPLTSDRVIVMLNTQNRVNGYVRWSVNNVSFNMPHTPYLIALKHNLLHTFEQTPPPDSYDHKNYDIFNIAPNVNATTSNSIYRLKFNTTVDIILQNANTMNPNNSETHPWHLHGHDFWVMGYGNGKFNQSIDPKNYNFVNPIMKNTIPVHPYGWTALRFRADNPGVWAFHCHIESHFFMGMGVVFEEGIEKVGKLPTSIMGCGESKRFHRP, from the exons ATGGTTGAGCATAATTTTCATCAACAAAGTCATAGTTTTGTTAAGTTGGTGATATTTCTATGCTTGTTATTTCTATCTGCTAATATTTCAGTTGAAGCACGAATTCGTCATTATGAATGGGAGGTTAAATATGAATACAAATCCCCAGATTGTTTCAAGAAACTTTCTATTAGTATCAATGGTAAAACTCCAGGACCTACTATTGTTGCTCAACAAGGTGACACTATTGTTGTTGAAGTCAAAAATAGTTTGTTAACTGAAAATCTTGCTATTCATTGGCATGGAATTAGACAG ATTGGAACACCATGGGCTGATGGAACAGAAGGTGTGACACAATGTCCTATTGTGCCAGGGGATACTTTTGTATACAAATTTGTTGTTGATAgg GCCGGAACATATTTGTACCATGCTCATTATGGTATGCAAAGACAAGCAGGACTACAAGGAATGATCAGAGTATCATTACCTGATGGAGTTTTAGAGCCATTTTCATATGATCATGATAAGAGTATTCTTCTCACTGATTGGTACCACAAGAGCACTTATGAACAAGCAACTGGTCTTGCTTCATTGCCTTTTTCTTGGGTTGGAGAGCCACAG TCAATCTTGATTCATGGAAGAGGAAGATTCAATTGTTCTATTCCAAGCATAGATCCTACTCTTTGTAATGCTACAAATCCTCAATGTACACCTTATTCAATGACTGTTGTTTCTGGCAAGACTTATAGGCTTAGAATTGGCAGCTTGACTGCTCTTTCTGCtctaagttttgaaattgag GGGCATAACATGACAGTTGTTGAGGCAGATGGTCACTATGTGGAGCCATTTGTGGTACAAAATCTTTTCATTTATTCTGGTGAAACATACTCAGTCCTAATTAAAGCTGATCAAGACCCTACAAGAAATTATTGGGCTAGTACAAAAGTTGTCAGCAGGAATAGTACTACTCCAAATGGTTTGGGTATTTTCAATTATTACCCAAACCATCCTAGGAGATATCCTCCTACTATACCACCCCCGGGGCCACGTTGGGATGACGTTACCCCCAGGATGGCTCAGAGTGTTGCGATCAAGTCCCACAAAGATTTCATCCATGCCCCTCCTCTGACATCAGACAGGGTCATTGTAATGCTCAACACACAAAACAGGGTGAACGGGTATGTACGTTGGTCAGTCAACAACGTCTCGTTCAACATGCCTCATACGCCTTACCTGATCGCCCTTAAGCACAACTTATTACATACTTTCGAGCAAACCCCTCCTCCAGACAGCTATGACCACAAGAATTATGACATCTTCAATATCGCGCCTAATGTGAATGCTACAACTAGCAACTCGATTTATCGATTGAAGTTCAACACAACAGTGGACATCATATTGCAAAATGCCAACACAATGAACCCAAACAACAGTGAGACACATCCTTGGCATTTACATGGACATGACTTTTGGGTAATGGGCTATGGTAATGGAAAGTTCAACCAATCTATTGATCCAAAGAATTACAACTTTGTGAACCCAATAATGAAAAACACAATTCCAGTCCATCCTTATGGATGGACCGCATTGCGATTTCGGGCCGATAATCCAGGAGTTTGGGCCTTCCATTGCCATATTGAGTCACATTTCTTCATGGGAATGGGAGTTGTATTTGAAGAAGGAATTGAAAAAGTTGGCAAATTGCCTACTTCTATCATGGGCTGTGGAGAAAGTAAAAGGTTCCACAGGCCTTAA